The following are from one region of the Salmo salar chromosome ssa27, Ssal_v3.1, whole genome shotgun sequence genome:
- the LOC106588443 gene encoding voltage-dependent calcium channel gamma-4 subunit has translation MEAKGIGMPQVMVWWEKGIQVVLTTLGAFAAFSLMAVAIGTDYWLYARAFICNSTANSSQDDPNSKDKKDPGALTHSGLWRICCLEGLKRGVCSQINHFPDDADYDQDAAEYLLRVVRASSIFPILSAILLLMGAMCVASSSFYKSKRNIILGGGILFVAAGLSNIIGVIVYISAALSDISPKKDEDKKWHYSYGWSFYFGGLSFILAEMVGVLAVNIYIEKNKELRCRSRTELFKSTTHAMLRLPSYRFRRRSRSSSHSTDPPRSPRDTSPTDSKSFALPPSAPPFSVATLPNPHHAGGGVGGDISMYTLTRDSKMGSLGGGGPPLYGTVDRASLYQLHSYFPNEEVGGMMSGTLPSLSKSNLSAAGQNAAVGGTAIAPLNTLSSSGPTPQQPPLSTGTMERERGMGTLDRLGGKRNRDTDSDTLNRRTTPV, from the exons ATGGAGGCAAAAGGCATTGGCATGCCCCAAG TCATGGTGTGGTGGGAGAAGGGGATCCAGGTTGTCCTCACCACTTTGGGGGCGTTTGCAGCCTTTTCCCTGATGGCGGTGGCCATCGGGACGGACTACTGGCTGTACGCACGGGCCTTCATCTGCAACAGCACGGCCAACTCCTCCCAGGACGACCCCAACAGCAAGGACAAGAAAGACCCTGGTGCCCTCACCCACTCTGGCCTCTGGAggatctgctgtctggagg ggctgaaGAGAGGAGTGTGTTCTCAGATCAATCATTTCCCGGACGATGCAGACTATGATCAGGATGCAGCAGAGTATCTCCTGC GTGTTGTCCGAGCCTCCAGTATCTTCCCCATCCTGAGTGCTATACTGCTTCTGATGGGAGCGATGTGTGTTGCATCCAGCAGCTTCTACAAGAGCAAGAGGAACATCATCCTAGGAGGAGGCATCCTGTTTGTGGCTGCTG gCCTGAGCAACATCATCGGTGTGATCGTGTACATCTCTGCGGCGCTAAGCGACATCTCGCCCAAAAAGGACGAGGACAAGAAGTGGCATTACTCGTACGGCTGGTCCTTCTACTTTGGAGGCCTCTCCTTCATCCTGGCTGAGATGGTGGGCGTCCTGGCCGTCAACATTTACATTGAGAAGAACAAGGAGCTGCGCTGCCGCTCACGCACCGAACTCTTCAAGAGCACCACGCACGCCATGCTCCGCTTGCCCAGCTACCGCTTCCGCCGGCGCTCTCGCTCCAGCTCGCACTCTACCGACCCGCCACGCTCCCCCCGTGACACCTCACCCACAGACTCCAAGAGTTTTGCATTACCGCCGTCTGCCCCGCCTTTCTCTGTGGCCACCCTGCCCAACCCGCACCATGCTGGTGGAGGAGTAGGGGGCGATATCTCCATGTATACCCTGACCCGGGACTCCAAGATGGGGAGTCTTGGTGGCGGCGGGCCCCCCCTCTATGGCACGGTGGACCGGGCCTCCCTCTACCAGCTGCACAGCTACTTCCCCAATGAGGAAGTGGGAGGGATGATGAGCGGTACACTGCCTTCTCTCTCCAAGTCCAACCTCTCTGCGGCGGGTCAGAATGCCGCAGTCGGCGGCACTGCCATTGCGCCCCTGAATACCTTGTCGTCCTCCGGTCCTACCCCCCAGCAGCCACCTCTGTCCACTGgcaccatggagagagagaggggcatggGCACCCTGGACCGCCTGGGGGGAAAACGGAACAGGGACACTGACTCGGACACGCTGAACAGGAGAACCACGCCAGTGTGA